From the genome of Synchiropus splendidus isolate RoL2022-P1 chromosome 17, RoL_Sspl_1.0, whole genome shotgun sequence, one region includes:
- the LOC128748675 gene encoding neuroligin-3-like — protein MWLATPRDHLLPAHLLHQRQTVTITHCALLWWILCSCWSITKATSQKFYPTVTTQFGKLRGLRVPVPSEVLRPVDQYLGVPYAAPPVGEKRFMPPDQPASWSGVRNATHFMPVCPQNIHNTAPEIMMPIWFTYNLDTVASFIQDQSEDCLYLNIYTPTDDASLNKKKGASFPHAEIHISEDIRDSEARPVMVYIHGGSYMEGTGNMMDGSVLASYGNVVVVTLNYRIGILGFLSTGDQAAKGNYGLLDQIQALRWISKNIGYFGGDPGRITVFGSGIGASCVSLLTLSHHSEGLFHRAIIQSGSALSSWAVNYQPVKYTRMLAERVGCNVLDTVDMVSCLQKKSAKELVEQDIQPAQYRVAFGPVIDGDVIPDDPEILMEQGEFLNYDIMLGVNQGEGLRFVENVMDLEDGVSGSDFDFVVSDFVDSLYGYPEGKDTLRETIKFMYTDWADKDNPETRRKTLVALFTDHQWVEPSVVTADLHARYGSPTYFYAFYHHCQSLMKPVWSDSAHGDEVPYVFGIPMVGPTELFPCNFSRNDIMLSAVVMTYWTNFAKSGDPNKPVPQDTKFIHTKANRFEEVAWSKYDPYDQLYLHIGLKPRIRDHYRATKVAFWKHLVPHLYNLHDMFHYSSTTTKVTPLDPTQSYGKRAGSTSRPPMSNSPNNEDGGREMGPLIMPNPRDYSTELSVTIAVGASLLFLNVLAFAALYYRKDKRSRQDTSQQPSPQRDSKGNNVSHTNTVDETVSSQQRNQCEALHNPLHVSPSLDYSLSQRRSPDDIPLMTPNNITMIPNSLMGLSNMSPYSTFPAGYSSTGLPSTHSTTRV, from the exons ATGTGGCTGGCTACACCTCGAGACCATCTGCTGCCTGCACACCTGCTACACCAGCGACAGACTGTCACGATCACCCACTGTGCTCTTCTTTGGTGGATACTATGCTCCTGCTGGTCCATCACCAAGGCAACAAGCCAAAAGTTCTACCCCACTGTGACCACACAGTTTGGAAAGCTGCGTGGCCTCAGAGTGCCAGTGCCCAGTGAGGTCCTAAGGCCGGTCGACCAATATTTGGGCGTCCCCTATGCTGCTCCACCGGTGGGAGAGAAGCGCTTCATGCCGCCTGATCAGCCGGCCTCTTGGTCCGGTGTGAGGAACGCCACCCACTTCATGCCCGTGTGTCCCCAAAACATCCACAACACAGCCCCTGAGATAATGATGCCCATATGGTTCACCTATAACCTGGACACCGTGGCTTCGTTCATCCAAGACCAGAGCGAAGACTGCCTGTACCTGAACATCTACACACCTACAGATGATG CGAGCCTCAACAAGAAGAAGGGGGCGTCGTTCCCGCACGCTGAGATTCACATATCAgaag ATATTCGCGACTCTGAGGCTCGGCCAGTGATGGTGTACATCCACGGAGGGTCCTACATGGAGGGAACTGGTAACATGATGGATGGAAGTGTGCTCGCCAGCTATGGGAACGTCGTCGTCGTCACGCTCAACTACCGGATCGGAATATTAG GCTTCCTGAGCACTGGAGATCAGGCCGCCAAAGGGAACTACGGACTCCTGGACCAGATTCAAGCGCTGCGCTGGATCAGTAAGAACATCGGCTACTTCGGAGGAGACCCGGGGCGCATCACTGTCTTCGGATCGGGAATCGGAGCCTCGTGCGTCAGTCTGCTCACGCTGTCGCACCACTCGGAGG GCCTGTTCCACCGAGCAATCATCCAGAGCGGCTCTGCCTTGTCCAGTTGGGCGGTGAACTACCAGCCAGTGAAATACACTCGCATGCTCGCTGAGAGAGTTGGCTGCAACGTGCTGGACACCGTGGACATGGTCTCCTGTCTGCAGAAGAAGAGTGCCAAGGAGCTGGTGGAGCAAGACATCCAGCCGGCCCAGTACAGGGTTGCCTTTGGGCCCGTCATTGACGGAGACGTGATCCCGGACGACCCTGAGATCCTCATGGAACAGGGGGAGTTCTTGAATTATGACATAATGCTCGGTGTGAATCAAGGTGAAGGCCTGCGCTTTGTGGAGAACGTGATGGACCTGGAGGACGGGGTCTCTGGCAGCGACTTTGACTTTGTGGTGTCTGACTTCGTGGACAGCCTGTACGGCTACCCGGAGGGAAAGGACACGCTGAGGGAGACCATTAAATTCATGTACACCGACTGGGCCGACAAGGACAACCCCGAGACCAGGAGGAAGACCTTGGTGGCGCTGTTCACCGACCACCAATGGGTTGAGCCTTCAGTCGTGACCGCTGACCTTCACGCCCGCTACGGGTCTCCCACGTATTTCTACGCCTTCTACCACCACTGCCAGAGCCTCATGAAGCCCGTGTGGTCTGACTCAGCGCACGGAGACGAGGTCCCGTACGTGTTTGGCATCCCCATGGTGGGTCCGACAGAGCTGTTTCCCTGCAACTTCTCCAGGAACGACATCATGCTGAGCGCTGTCGTGATGACCTATTGGACCAACTTTGCCAAAAGCGG GGATCCAAACAAGCCGGTGCCGCAGGACAccaagttcatccacaccaagGCCAACCGCTTCGAGGAGGTGGCCTGGTCCAAGTACGACCCCTACGACCAGCTGTACCTCCACATTGGCCTGAAGCCACGCATCCGTGATCATTACCGAGCAACCAAGGTGGCCTTCTGGAAACACCTGGTTCCGCATCTCTATAACCTCCACGACATGTTCCATTACTCATCCACCACCACCAAGGTCACACCACTGGATCCCACCCAGTCCTACGGCAAGAGGGCTGGCAGCACCAGCCGGCCCCCCATGTCCAACTCCCCCAACAACGAAGATGGCGGGAGAGAAATGGGTCCGTTGATCATGCCAAACCCCAGAGATTACTCCACAGAGCTCAGCGTCACCATTGCTGTAGGGGCGTCTCTGCTGTTCCTCAACGTGTTGGCCTTCGCCGCCCTCTACTACCGGAAAGACAAGCGCAGTCGCCAGGACACGTCGCAGCAGCCCAGTCCCCAGCGGGACAGCAAAGGCAACAACGTGAGCCACACCAACACCGTGGACGAGACCGTGTCTTCTCAGCAAAGGAACCAATGCGAAGCCCTCCACAACCCTCTTCACGTCTCCCCCAGCTTGGACTACTCACTAAGCCAGCGGCGTTCTCCCGATGACATCCCTCTCATGACCCCCAACAACATCACCATGATCCCAAACTCCTTAATGGGGCTCTCCAACATGAGTCCTTACAGCACCTTCCCGGCTGGCTACAGCTCCACTGGCCTGCCCAGCACCCACTCCACCACGCGGGTATAA